The genomic region TCAATCATTCAACCCATCCATTTGTAAATCATCACTCATTCATTATTTCACCCAGCGACTCGGGATGGTCATTGAGAATCGAGTGAAAACGTGACCAACATTATATTATGGTTCTCCCAGAATCGTTCAGgttttaaaatttcattgcttAGTTTGCCGTGTAGAAGAAGGCGCCAAATCCCAGGCATGGGGCAAGTTGTTCTGCAAGACAAGACAAGCTGCTCTGTTCACATTTAATTGTCTTATTAGTTTGTCTACATTAGtttgccaaaaataaaaaataaaaaataaaactaccatCCTGTAGTTAAAGCTCAACCTACCACTGGCCCGACAAAGTACCATATAGGCCAGCATTAATGTCAGacacttgtttatttatttatttatttatttattttaaatatcctGAACAATCAGTGATCAGAGTCAGCCTTCAATGATTACTGTAACAAAATATGGCCAATTCGTAACTTTTGGCAGCTCTGATGTAGAGCAAGGAAAGACAAGCTGTGAACCGCCGTAATGAGCTCTTACACTCGAAGGCTGTATCCATATTTAATCTTAAAGGCACTGCAGAAGCTGACTGTGGAATAAACTACTGTCTTAGTATAGCAAGGCTAAATGCATGCAGATTATGCGcgcgaaagaaaaaacaaaaaccttgacTCAAGTGTTTCTCACACATTGCCCCTTATGATTATAAATGACCTGATTTGCACACTTAGTTCTTGTAAATGGAAATTACTTACTTTTGTGGCCAGTTAAGGAGAAAAAGTGtgaaattgcagctcattccTAAATTGTACTTGACCTCTATTGGTACTATAGGCCTACCTCATTCCTTTGGTGGAGCGGTTGTGAAGGTTCTGCAGTAGTTGAGGGAGGCCCAACATGGCCTCAAACATCACAGCCAGGGAGCCCAGCATCTCTATGAACATCGCAGAACCCAGCAGCAGTATGGATACCATCGCACATAGGACGCTGAATCCGCAACAGAAGAGAAGGTAGTCCTCAAATGCATTCCACTTCCAGAAGTAACGCAGATCCAAGTCTAGCAACGGCAGAGTGGGCATAAAATTACATTAGGTGTGCGTATGCGTGTGTTGTGGACAGTATgtgaatataaaaatgtaagagCAGTGGAGACAGGAAATGAGTGAAAACAATACAGTATGAATGATGCATAGAAATTCTGCATACCTAAATCAATATTGTGCATATGCAGGGAATGGAACAAGATAAATGAGGGGATCTAGAGCTTTTCCATTTCAATTACTTTAGAAAAACCTGCTCTTTGGTATGGTTAGGTTGGACATTTAGAATGTTTAATAGCTTGGTGAGGTTAAAAGGCTAGCTTACCATTTTTCCACTTATGCAATCCATTTATCACATTCTATTTtggaaatacacaaaaaaaaaaatagaaaggtCACTGCAGACCTCTCTTGAGAGTGTCTTCTTTTCTTGAATAGAAGGTAGTAGAAGGACGCAATGACCAATgacagtactttttttaaatccacaatATTAAGTTGAAATGCAATCTGTTTGATTGACATTTTTATGTATATCGTAGCCTGACACACAGTTTTGGCCGTACTGAGTGCGGTGGGCTCCGATAAATAATCTAAACAACACAGAACACCACACATATTACGATTGTCTTCAACAAATCCGCTGCACTTTTTGGTTCCACGTTCACCATCTGCACAAGATGGAATCCATCTATGTGCTTCTACCCCCACTCTACACTACAGCCATGTCACTCCTTTTGGTGAAGCCATCGCCATCTGTGCCTCCATGTTACTTCACATGTTCATTACAATAAATAATCGAAACTGTCTCCACCTGGGATGCTCAAAACTATTTTGTCAAGCGCCTTTCACAATTTCTCGTTCCCATCTAGTTCATATCCTACCTGTAGGGCATAACCACTAATTACATTAGAGATAACAGCCTCAATTTCAAGTTTTAGCCTCTTCACTCCATCTGGCACTATTTTCACTTCTAGGACATTTTTAACTAACCATTTAAAAGGAACCACAACTGTAATGACAAGTTTGTTctacattatttatttgattgttaCTAACaactatgagattcatttttcaaaaatcatttccagtttaatactATGGACGTACAccgccattgttatttacgtcgcAACACATTCTGTGTGTAGTGACGTAATATGGAGGCTGGCTCTCTGAAACGTTTATAATGTGAACGGCGTATGAAGAAAGCAAGGTAAGTCTCCGTAGCGTTCCTAAAGGGACGATCAAAACCTGATGCAAATCTCTGCATGTCCGGGCTTGGGACCAGCCTACAGTTTGCACTGACTTGTGCCCCAATATGGATGCATTGATGTGGCCTAATGGTCTCAATTTCAACAAGGagggaaaggggaaaaaaaaaactatagtgAGATGACATTTAATTAACCATATCAAGAGGTGATCAATTACCTCTCATTGCTAAGGCATAATTACAGAGTTGTGGATAACAGGTTGCAATCAGTCAGTAGAACACatcttaatttaaaaacaagcaacataaaaataaactttataTAATTGGAAACTCAAGTGTGACACAAATTTGTTTGCCTTTAAAGACAACTGTTGAAAGCATGTGTGCAGCTAGGCCAAAATTCCATGTTCATGTTTTGTCACCAAATGAAGCATAACGGTCAGAATGGTCATCGTTGACGTTTTCTTTcatcaattgtttgtgttatggaagaaaatgtaATTCGATCCAactaaacatttgtttttgagAAATGTTAGGTGATatacaaaatgtataatttagaTATATTAGATATCATCATTAGATTGTTCAGATCAAatgtctggatttttttttttttttttatagttgtgGAAAGCAAATATAGCATCTTATCCTTCGTAAGGTGTTTGCTTTAGTTGTCATGGAGACTGACAGATGGAGATGTACTGCTGAgagtgtggagaaaaaaaacgaatGTCACCTGCCAGTGAGTGACAGCGGACAGGAAGAAAACACAAGAAGAAAACAATGGTTATTCTCGCTCTTGCCTTCTTTGTGCTCATGCAGTCACGTATCCTCTCAGCTTTGAAATTGTCTTATATTAGTGATTCTTTTGGTATGAATAATCCCATTATGAAATATGCATTTAGGCTCTCTCTCAAAGCACTCTGGAATGTTTCTCATCTTATTCAGTGAGCTGTATCTGCCTTTTACATTTCAGATATCGGAGAGGAGCTGTCTTGAGCGAGTGCACAGTGGCGTATTTGTGGCAAGCATGATTAATAGCTTTATTACCATGAACCACAAAAGATTGAGCATTGCTCCCAGATGATAAACAAGGAAAGGAGACACAGAAACAGACGGCCTTTTACACTATGCACACATCACACACATTGACTCTTGGGGACTGACTTGTGTCACCTCAAAGTACGATACTGACACTAAAACATAGCCAGATGCACATGAGCAGTTCTTGTCCTATTTATGGCAACAACTTAAAAAACAGGAAAGTTGTTTTTGTCATCTCCCTCCATCGCAGGGGTTGTTCCACACCACTTCCGCAATAAGTGAAATATGCAGTGTAGAAATAACTTAGTACAACACCTCcgtggtcaagtggtagagtctctaccctcagacatggaggttgtgggttcgatcccaggctgagtcaaaccaaatgcaatgctgttaaaaaaacaaaaaagaaataaccTAGTACAATGTTACAGTGTACTGATCGCCCTGTGTttagaaaactaacaaactcccAATATACATCAACATGCccaaatatgtactgtacattataaaataaaCCTACTATAACCTACCATTGCTGTCAGAAGCGTTTAAGACaacggtgtcaaacatacggcctgtGGGCCGGATCAGACCCGcagaggggtttaatccggcccgcgagatgatttttttaaagtaaaaaatcaTTTGTCGGTCCAATTAATCatctggccacaatcaaaacatataaatttataatttcacaagcagtcctcagatgagcaatgcaacttggaTGGGGAATCATCCTGGctctcattattttacacacaaattaaagttacggtttggttgtttatttttatattatagaccgacataaacgtgttaaatacaacacaaattcaattactggtaacacaaattaactcatttgctcccgtaTAACGTATACCATATAAATACGtaccattttaaatattaaaggtgtcccaaagacgtatttaaatgtttgtttgtttgttttttaaataagagcatacagaaggctttgatgcagcctctgaactaaagagaactgttgaagcaattgtgattattacgaaacggccagcaggtggcagcagagtatcagagatcaaccagggccatgttgcgacaagctgtttccccccacagttttaaacagatttgtaaatcatGATTAAACttggctaattgctgcaaaatagaaacagatagaaatattctttttttttttatcctgatgaaagactagactaatctttcttttggtaggttccatgattttattacaatagagcacaatatttgttgggccttgcaaaaatcagtcaaaatccagtaaaacaaccgggagcaAACGGGTTGATTTGTTGTAGCGTCAGCTCTCAGAGCAGGTAGACATGTCCCG from Festucalex cinctus isolate MCC-2025b chromosome 3, RoL_Fcin_1.0, whole genome shotgun sequence harbors:
- the LOC144015509 gene encoding solute carrier family 66 member 2 isoform X3, with amino-acid sequence MTNPQVVLQEEESEGSWMLLSWLASCLMVFGGALPYVPQYQEIQRSSNTEGFSTRVCLVLLVANILRIFFWIGKQFELTLLLQSVVMIFTMFAMLHLCCTVQNSNPVSTKQHRLSDLDLRYFWKWNAFEDYLLFCCGFSVLCAMVSILLLGSAMFIEMLGSLAVMFEAMLGLPQLLQNLHNRSTKGMRTTCPMPGIWRLLLHGKLSNEILKPERFWENHNIMLVTFSLDSQ